One segment of Paenibacillus rhizovicinus DNA contains the following:
- the tuf gene encoding elongation factor Tu, with translation MAKAKFERNKPHVNIGTIGHVDHGKTTLTAAITTVLSKRYGGAAVAFDQIDKAPEERERGITISTAHVEYETPNRHYAHVDCPGHADYVKNMITGAAQMDGAILVVSAADGPMPQTREHILLSRQVGVPYIVVFLNKCDMVEDDELLELVEMEVRDLLSEYEFPGDDTPIIRGAAREALQNPDGAWADKIIELFEQVDTYIPTPQRDTDKPFLMPVEDVFTITGRGTVATGRVERGVVKVSDEVEIIGIVEETRKCVVTGVEMFRKLLDSAQAGDNVGALLRGVDRKDIERGQVLAKPGSVKPHTNFTAQIYVLTKEEGGRHKPFFTGYRPQFYFRTTDVTGIISLPEGTEMVMPGDNITVTVELIAPIAIEDGTRFAIREGGRTVGAGAVASIQK, from the coding sequence ATGGCTAAGGCTAAATTTGAACGTAATAAACCGCACGTTAATATCGGTACTATTGGTCACGTCGACCATGGTAAAACAACGCTGACTGCTGCGATCACAACTGTTCTTTCGAAAAGATACGGTGGTGCTGCTGTAGCATTCGACCAAATCGACAAAGCTCCAGAAGAGCGCGAACGTGGTATCACAATCTCCACAGCACACGTTGAGTATGAGACTCCTAACCGTCACTACGCACACGTTGACTGCCCAGGCCATGCCGACTATGTTAAAAACATGATCACTGGCGCAGCACAAATGGACGGCGCTATCCTGGTTGTATCCGCAGCTGACGGCCCAATGCCGCAAACGCGTGAGCACATCCTGCTTTCCCGTCAAGTAGGCGTACCTTACATCGTCGTATTCCTGAACAAATGCGACATGGTTGAAGATGATGAGCTGCTTGAACTCGTTGAAATGGAAGTTCGCGACCTTCTTAGCGAATATGAATTCCCAGGCGACGACACTCCAATCATCCGTGGTGCAGCTCGTGAAGCGCTGCAAAACCCAGATGGTGCATGGGCTGACAAAATCATCGAACTGTTCGAACAAGTTGATACTTATATCCCGACTCCACAACGTGATACAGACAAACCGTTCCTTATGCCAGTCGAGGACGTATTCACGATCACAGGTCGTGGTACGGTTGCTACAGGACGCGTTGAGCGTGGCGTAGTTAAAGTATCTGACGAAGTCGAAATCATCGGTATCGTTGAAGAGACTCGCAAATGCGTGGTAACAGGCGTTGAAATGTTCCGCAAATTGCTTGATTCCGCACAAGCTGGTGACAACGTCGGCGCATTGCTTCGTGGTGTTGACCGTAAAGACATCGAGCGTGGTCAAGTTCTGGCTAAGCCAGGTTCCGTTAAACCACACACGAACTTTACAGCTCAAATCTACGTACTGACTAAAGAAGAGGGCGGACGTCACAAACCTTTTTTCACGGGTTACCGTCCACAGTTCTACTTCCGTACAACTGACGTAACGGGCATCATCTCCCTGCCAGAAGGCACTGAGATGGTTATGCCAGGCGACAACATTACGGTTACTGTTGAACTGATCGCTCCAATCGCAATTGAAGACGGTACTCGCTTCGCTATCCGCGAAGGCGGCCGTACAGTTGGTGCCGGTGCAGTAGCATCCATCCAAAAATAA
- the rpsJ gene encoding 30S ribosomal protein S10 has protein sequence MAKQKIRIRLKAYDHRILDQSAEKIVETAKRSGAGVSGPIPLPTEKQIITILRAVHKYKDSREQFEMRTHKRLIDIVNPTPQTVDALMRLDLPSGVDIEIKL, from the coding sequence ATGGCTAAGCAAAAGATTCGTATTCGCTTGAAAGCATACGATCATAGAATTCTGGATCAATCCGCAGAGAAGATTGTTGAAACTGCGAAACGTTCCGGTGCAGGCGTGTCTGGGCCGATTCCGCTTCCAACTGAGAAGCAAATCATCACCATTCTGCGTGCGGTACACAAGTACAAGGATTCTAGGGAGCAATTCGAAATGCGCACACACAAGCGCTTGATCGACATTGTTAACCCAACGCCGCAAACGGTTGATGCATTGATGCGTCTTGACCTGCCATCCGGTGTAGATATCGAAATCAAACTGTAA
- the rplC gene encoding 50S ribosomal protein L3, with protein MKGILGKKLGMTQVFAADGNVIPVTVIEAGPCVVLQKKDQENDGYVSIQVGFSDKKESRANKPEIGHAKKADTAPKRYIREFRGVNGEFEVGQEIKADLFTAGEFVDVTATSKGKGFTGTIKRWNQSRGPMAHGSRYHRGPGSMGSIQANRVPKGKHLPGHMGSETVTIQNLEIVRVDVERNVLLVKGSVPGAKNSFVKVKSTVKK; from the coding sequence ATGAAAGGTATCTTAGGTAAAAAACTTGGCATGACGCAAGTATTCGCTGCCGATGGTAACGTGATTCCAGTAACGGTTATCGAAGCAGGTCCTTGTGTTGTATTGCAGAAGAAAGACCAAGAGAACGATGGATATGTATCCATTCAAGTAGGTTTCTCTGATAAGAAAGAAAGCAGAGCGAACAAGCCGGAAATCGGCCACGCTAAAAAAGCCGATACGGCTCCTAAGCGCTACATTCGTGAATTCCGCGGCGTAAACGGGGAATTTGAAGTTGGCCAAGAGATCAAGGCTGACCTATTCACTGCTGGCGAATTCGTTGACGTAACAGCTACATCCAAAGGTAAAGGTTTCACGGGTACGATTAAACGTTGGAACCAAAGCCGCGGACCAATGGCTCACGGCTCGCGTTACCACCGCGGACCAGGTTCGATGGGTTCCATTCAAGCGAACCGCGTACCGAAAGGTAAGCATCTGCCGGGTCACATGGGAAGCGAAACCGTTACGATTCAAAACCTTGAAATCGTACGCGTTGATGTTGAACGTAATGTACTGCTTGTTAAAGGCTCCGTACCAGGTGCTAAAAACAGCTTTGTAAAAGTTAAATCTACGGTGAAGAAATAA
- the rplD gene encoding 50S ribosomal protein L4: MPKVALFSVNGSQVGEIELSEAVFGVEPNVHVLHSAVLLQQASERRGTHKTKGRSEVRGGGRKPWKQKGTGRARQGSIRAPQWVGGGTVFGPTPRSYSFKLPKKVRRLAIKSALSSKVIDNEIIVLDQLAFAQPKTKEFAAILTNLKVARKALIVTANYEDNVALSARNLPNVKFVAADGINVLDVMKYDQLIITKEAVEKVQEVLA; this comes from the coding sequence ATGCCGAAAGTAGCACTTTTTAGCGTGAACGGTTCGCAAGTGGGCGAGATTGAATTGTCCGAAGCGGTATTCGGTGTAGAACCGAACGTTCACGTCCTGCATAGCGCAGTTTTGCTTCAGCAAGCTTCTGAACGCAGAGGCACGCACAAGACGAAAGGACGCTCTGAAGTACGCGGTGGCGGCCGTAAACCTTGGAAACAAAAAGGTACAGGTCGGGCTCGTCAAGGCTCCATTCGCGCCCCACAATGGGTTGGCGGCGGTACGGTCTTCGGACCAACACCACGCAGCTACAGCTTCAAACTTCCTAAGAAAGTTCGTCGCTTGGCTATCAAATCCGCATTGTCTTCGAAAGTGATCGACAACGAAATCATCGTTCTTGATCAACTGGCGTTTGCTCAACCGAAGACAAAAGAATTCGCTGCTATCTTGACTAACCTGAAAGTGGCTCGCAAAGCACTGATCGTTACAGCGAACTATGAAGATAATGTAGCACTCTCTGCTCGTAATCTTCCAAACGTGAAGTTCGTTGCAGCCGATGGCATCAATGTTCTCGACGTTATGAAATACGACCAGCTGATTATCACTAAAGAAGCGGTTGAAAAAGTACAGGAGGTGCTTGCGTAA
- the rplW gene encoding 50S ribosomal protein L23 has translation MKNPRDIIKRPIITEQTSDFMANKRYVFEVDLRANKTEIKLAIQSIFKVKVTKVNTLRMPAKPKRYGKHSGYTSEWKKAIVQLSADSNELEFFETV, from the coding sequence ATGAAAAATCCTCGCGATATTATCAAGCGCCCAATCATTACGGAACAAACGAGCGATTTCATGGCTAACAAACGCTATGTTTTCGAAGTTGATCTTCGTGCAAACAAAACCGAGATCAAACTCGCGATCCAATCGATCTTCAAAGTAAAAGTAACGAAAGTGAACACGCTGCGCATGCCGGCGAAACCTAAACGTTACGGAAAACACAGCGGATACACATCCGAGTGGAAAAAAGCGATCGTTCAACTGAGCGCTGATAGCAACGAGCTTGAATTTTTTGAAACAGTTTAA
- the rplB gene encoding 50S ribosomal protein L2: MPIKKYKPTSPARRAMSVSTFEEITTNTPEKSLLAPLFKKAGRNNQGKITVRHHGGGHKRKYRIIDFKRNKDGIVGNVATIEYDPNRTSNIALIHYVDGEKSYIIAPKGLKVGDKIVSGPESDIKIGNALPLENIPVGTVIHNIELKPGKGGQLVRAAGTDAQLLGKEEQYVTIRLTSGEVRRILKTCRATIGSVGNEDHELVKIGKAGRSRWMGKRPEVRGVVMNPNDHPHGGGEGRAPIGRKSPMSPWGKPTLGFKTRKKKKASSQYIVRRRTK, encoded by the coding sequence GTGCCTATTAAGAAGTATAAACCGACTTCTCCTGCGCGTCGTGCGATGTCTGTTTCGACATTCGAAGAGATCACAACAAACACGCCAGAGAAATCGCTTCTTGCGCCGCTTTTCAAAAAAGCTGGACGTAACAATCAAGGCAAAATTACGGTTCGTCATCACGGTGGCGGCCATAAACGTAAATACCGGATTATCGACTTCAAACGTAATAAGGACGGTATTGTTGGTAACGTAGCGACGATCGAATACGATCCGAACCGTACATCCAACATCGCGCTTATCCACTATGTGGACGGCGAGAAAAGCTACATCATCGCTCCTAAAGGTTTGAAAGTTGGGGATAAAATCGTATCCGGACCGGAATCGGACATCAAGATCGGTAACGCGTTGCCGCTTGAGAACATTCCTGTAGGTACAGTTATCCACAACATCGAGCTGAAACCAGGCAAAGGCGGACAATTGGTTCGTGCTGCTGGAACGGATGCTCAGCTTCTTGGTAAAGAAGAGCAATACGTAACGATTCGCTTGACGTCTGGCGAAGTTCGTCGTATCCTGAAGACTTGCCGTGCAACAATCGGTTCTGTTGGTAACGAAGATCACGAACTCGTGAAAATCGGTAAAGCCGGCCGTTCCCGTTGGATGGGCAAACGCCCTGAAGTCCGCGGTGTTGTAATGAACCCGAACGATCACCCACACGGTGGTGGTGAAGGCCGTGCTCCAATCGGTCGTAAATCCCCAATGTCTCCGTGGGGCAAACCGACGCTTGGTTTCAAAACACGCAAGAAGAAAAAAGCATCGAGCCAATACATCGTACGTCGTCGTACGAAATAA
- the rpsS gene encoding 30S ribosomal protein S19 — MGRSLKKGPFIDGYLLKKVEVLNESNKKTVVKTWSRRSTIFPQFIGHTFAVYDGKKHVPVYVTEDMVGHKLGEFAPTRSYKGHGNDDKKTGRR, encoded by the coding sequence ATGGGTCGCAGTTTGAAGAAGGGTCCGTTTATTGACGGCTACCTGCTGAAAAAAGTCGAAGTGCTGAACGAATCTAACAAGAAAACCGTTGTTAAGACTTGGTCGCGTCGTTCTACGATTTTCCCGCAATTCATCGGACACACTTTCGCTGTTTATGACGGTAAGAAACATGTGCCGGTTTATGTGACGGAAGATATGGTTGGACACAAACTCGGCGAGTTCGCGCCAACACGTTCTTACAAAGGTCACGGTAACGATGACAAGAAAACAGGTCGTCGTTAA
- the rplV gene encoding 50S ribosomal protein L22, with the protein MPEAKALANHVRIAPRKAQLVADLIRGKQVGEAIAILRHTPKSASPIVEKLLNSAIANAEHNFQLDVNKLVISQVFVNQGPTMKRFRPRAMGRASRINKRTSHITLVVSEK; encoded by the coding sequence ATGCCAGAAGCAAAAGCATTAGCTAACCACGTTCGCATTGCTCCTCGTAAAGCGCAGCTGGTGGCGGACTTGATTCGCGGTAAGCAAGTTGGCGAGGCGATCGCAATTTTGCGTCATACGCCAAAATCGGCTTCCCCAATCGTTGAGAAGCTGCTTAACTCTGCTATCGCAAATGCGGAGCACAACTTCCAATTGGACGTTAACAAACTTGTCATTTCGCAAGTGTTCGTTAACCAAGGTCCAACGATGAAACGTTTCCGCCCGCGCGCAATGGGCCGCGCTAGCCGGATTAATAAAAGAACCAGCCACATCACATTGGTGGTA